In a single window of the Gossypium hirsutum isolate 1008001.06 chromosome D02, Gossypium_hirsutum_v2.1, whole genome shotgun sequence genome:
- the LOC121214805 gene encoding histone deacetylase 19 isoform X1: METGGNSLPSGPDGVKRKVLYFYDPEVGNYYYGQGHPMKPHRIRMTHALLAHYGLLQHMQVHKPVPARDRDLCRFHADDYVNFLHNVTPETQQDQLRQLKRFNVGEDCPVFDGLFSFCQTYAGGSIGGAVKLNHGFCDIAINWAGGLHHAKKCEASGFCYVNDIVLAILELLKQHQRVLYVDIDIHHGDGVEEAFYTTDRVMTVSFHKFGDYFPGTGDIRDIGYSKGKYYSLNVPLDDGIDDESYHYLFKPIISKVMEVFRPGAVVLQCGADSLSGDRLGCFNLSIKGHAECVKFMRSFNVPLLLLGGGGYTIRNVARCWCYETGVALGVEVDDKMPQHEYYEYFGPDYNLHVSPSNMENKNSRQLLLEIRNKLLDNLSKLEHAPSVQFQEREPDTELPEADEDQDDGDERWNSDSDMDIDEDRKLIIPSRVKREVIEPETRDPVCSMEVQIETIEQTRGFDTATNETGVDVSPMPIDVPTVKVE; this comes from the exons ATGGAAACTGGAGGGAATTCGTTACCTTCGGGGCCTGATGGGGTGAAGAGGAAGGTGCTCTATTTCTATGACCCTGAGGTGGGGAACTACTATTATGGACAAGGTCATCCTATGAAGCCTCACAGGATTCGAATGACTCATGCCCTTTTAGCACACTATGGGCTGCTTCAGCATATGCAAGTTCACAAGCCTGTCCCTGCCAGGGATCGGGATCTTTGCCGCTTCCATGCTGATGATTACGTGAACTTTCTCCACAACGTAACCCCTGAAACACAGCAAGATCAGCTCAGGCAGCTCAAGCGCTTTAATGTTGGTGAGGATTGTCCTGTCTTCGATGGCCTTTTCTCCTTCTGCCAAACATATGCAGGTGGGTCTATTGGTGGTGCTGTTAAACTAAACCATGGTTTCTGTGACATTGCCATTAATTGGGCTGGTGGCTTGCATCATGCAAAGAAGTGCGAGGCTTCAGGGTTTTGCTATGTCAATGATATTGTCCTTGCAATTCTGGAACTTCTTAAGCAGCATCAG CGTGTTCTATACGTTGATATTGATATCCACCATGGAGATGGTGTGGAGGAAGCATTCTATACAACTGACAGGGTCATGACCGTTTCATTTCATAAATTTGGGGATTATTTTCCTGGTACAGGTGATATACGTGATATTGGATATTCCAAAGGGAAATACTATTCCCTCAACGTTCCTTTGGATGATGGGATTGATGATGAGAGTTATCATTACTTGTTTAAGCCAATTATCAGTAAAGTTATGGAAGTTTTCAGGCCTGGGGCTGTGGTCCTTCAATGTGGTGCTGACTCCCTTTCTGGAGATCGGTTGGGGTgtttcaatctttcaatcaaggGCCATGCAGAGTGCGTTAAATTTATGAGATCATTTAACGTTCCATTGTTGCTTCTAGGCGGTGGTGGCTATACCATTCGGAATGTTGCTCGCTGTTGGTGCTATGAG ACAGGAGTTGCACTTGGAGTTGAAGTTGACGACAAGATGCCTCAACACGAGTATTACGAGTATTTTGGTCCTGATTATAATCTTCACGTTTCCCCTAGTAACATGGAAAACAAGAATTCACGCCAGTTACTCCTAGAAATACGCAATAAACTACTTGACAATCTCTCGAAGCTTGAGCATGCACCAAGTGTCCAGTTTCAAGAACGAGAACCTGACACCGAGCTTCCTGAG GCTGATGAAGATCAGGATGATGGAGATGAGAGATGGAACTCTGATTCGGACATGGATATTGATGAGGACCG TAAGCTCATCATTCCAAGTAGAGTAAAGAGAGAAGTGATCGAACCAGAGACGAGAGATCCAGTATGCTCTATG GAGGTTCAAATAGAAACAATTGAACAAACTAGAGGATTTGATACTGCAACCAATGAAACT GGTGTAGATGTCAGTCCAATGCCTATTGATGTACCAACTGTGAAAGTTGAGTGA
- the LOC121214807 gene encoding UDP-rhamnose/UDP-galactose transporter 2 isoform X2, with the protein MTALIGLVSNATGNSTRKKVPLWELLWFSVVANTSITGMNLSLMLNSVGFYQISKLSMIPVVCVMEWILHSKHYSDKVKISVLVVVVGVGVCTVTDVKVNAQGFICACVAVLSTSLQQISIGSLQKKYSIGSFELLSQTAPIQALSLLLFGPFVDYYLTGKLLASYKFSSAAFFFILLSCSLAVFCNISQYLCIGRFSATSFQVLGHMKTVCVLILGWLLFDSELTLKNILGMAIAILGMVVYSWAVEADKQTESKVSPLPKEASEENVELLKQQQQSDGSPLKDVELGKSQP; encoded by the exons ATGACTGCCTTAATCGGTTTGGtatcaaatgctacgggtaactCAACAAGAAAAAAAGTTCCTTTATGGGAGCTTCTTTGGTTCTCTGTCGTTGCCAATACTTCAATCACCGGGATGAACTTGAGCCTCATGCTGAATTCAGTTGGATTTTATCAG ATTTCAAAGCTAAGTATGATTCCAGTTGTTTGTGTGATGGAATGGATACTACACAGCAAACACTATTCGGACAAAGTCAAGATTTCTGTCCTTGTCGTGGTGGTTGGTGTTGGTGTTTGTACAGTCACTGATGTAAAAGTTAATGCTCAAGGATTTATTTGTGCCTGTGTCGCTGTCCTGTCTACCTCGTTACAGCAAATT TCAATTGGCTCCCTACAAAAGAAGTACTCgataggctcatttgaattgcTCAGTCAAACAGCTCCAATCCAAGCTCTGTCTCTTTTGTTGTTTGGTCCCTTTGTTGATTACTACCTCACTGGCAAATTACTAGCAAGTTACAAGTTCTCCTCAGCTGCATTT TTTTTCATACTACTATCGTGCTCGTTAGCGGTATTTTGCAATATAAGTCAGTATCTTTGCATCGGACGATTCTCCGCCACATCTTTCCAAGTCCTAGGCCACATGAAAACGGTTTGTGTATTGATATTGGGATGGCTACTCTTTGATTCGGAGCTGACACTGAAAAATATACTCGGGATGGCGATTGCCATCCTCGGCATGGTAGTCTACAGTTGGGCTGTTGAAGCTGATAAACAAACGGAATCCAAGGTTTCACCACTCCCCAAGGAAGCTTCTGAAGAAAATGTTGAATTGTTAAAACAACAACAGCAATCGGACGGTTCTCCGCTCAAGGACGTTGAGCTCGGCAAATCTCAGCCTTAG
- the LOC121214807 gene encoding UDP-rhamnose/UDP-galactose transporter 2 isoform X1: MDSLKKQSSAVSDVGAWAMNVVSSVGLIMANKQLMSPAGYAFVFATTLTGFHFSMTALIGLVSNATGNSTRKKVPLWELLWFSVVANTSITGMNLSLMLNSVGFYQISKLSMIPVVCVMEWILHSKHYSDKVKISVLVVVVGVGVCTVTDVKVNAQGFICACVAVLSTSLQQISIGSLQKKYSIGSFELLSQTAPIQALSLLLFGPFVDYYLTGKLLASYKFSSAAFFFILLSCSLAVFCNISQYLCIGRFSATSFQVLGHMKTVCVLILGWLLFDSELTLKNILGMAIAILGMVVYSWAVEADKQTESKVSPLPKEASEENVELLKQQQQSDGSPLKDVELGKSQP; encoded by the exons ATGGATTCACTGAAGAAACAATCATCAGCCGTATCCGATGTGGGAGCTTGGGCTATGAACGTTGTCAGTTCCGTTGGCCTTATTATGGCCAACAAGCAGCTCATGTCCCCTGCCGGTTATGCCTTCGTCTTTG CGACTACATTAACTGGATTCCACTTTTCTATGACTGCCTTAATCGGTTTGGtatcaaatgctacgggtaactCAACAAGAAAAAAAGTTCCTTTATGGGAGCTTCTTTGGTTCTCTGTCGTTGCCAATACTTCAATCACCGGGATGAACTTGAGCCTCATGCTGAATTCAGTTGGATTTTATCAG ATTTCAAAGCTAAGTATGATTCCAGTTGTTTGTGTGATGGAATGGATACTACACAGCAAACACTATTCGGACAAAGTCAAGATTTCTGTCCTTGTCGTGGTGGTTGGTGTTGGTGTTTGTACAGTCACTGATGTAAAAGTTAATGCTCAAGGATTTATTTGTGCCTGTGTCGCTGTCCTGTCTACCTCGTTACAGCAAATT TCAATTGGCTCCCTACAAAAGAAGTACTCgataggctcatttgaattgcTCAGTCAAACAGCTCCAATCCAAGCTCTGTCTCTTTTGTTGTTTGGTCCCTTTGTTGATTACTACCTCACTGGCAAATTACTAGCAAGTTACAAGTTCTCCTCAGCTGCATTT TTTTTCATACTACTATCGTGCTCGTTAGCGGTATTTTGCAATATAAGTCAGTATCTTTGCATCGGACGATTCTCCGCCACATCTTTCCAAGTCCTAGGCCACATGAAAACGGTTTGTGTATTGATATTGGGATGGCTACTCTTTGATTCGGAGCTGACACTGAAAAATATACTCGGGATGGCGATTGCCATCCTCGGCATGGTAGTCTACAGTTGGGCTGTTGAAGCTGATAAACAAACGGAATCCAAGGTTTCACCACTCCCCAAGGAAGCTTCTGAAGAAAATGTTGAATTGTTAAAACAACAACAGCAATCGGACGGTTCTCCGCTCAAGGACGTTGAGCTCGGCAAATCTCAGCCTTAG
- the LOC121214805 gene encoding histone deacetylase 19 isoform X2: METGGNSLPSGPDGVKRKVLYFYDPEVGNYYYGQGHPMKPHRIRMTHALLAHYGLLQHMQVHKPVPARDRDLCRFHADDYVNFLHNVTPETQQDQLRQLKRFNVGEDCPVFDGLFSFCQTYAGGSIGGAVKLNHGFCDIAINWAGGLHHAKKCEASGFCYVNDIVLAILELLKQHQRVLYVDIDIHHGDGVEEAFYTTDRVMTVSFHKFGDYFPGTGDIRDIGYSKGKYYSLNVPLDDGIDDESYHYLFKPIISKVMEVFRPGAVVLQCGADSLSGDRLGCFNLSIKGHAECVKFMRSFNVPLLLLGGGGYTIRNVARCWCYETGVALGVEVDDKMPQHEYYEYFGPDYNLHVSPSNMENKNSRQLLLEIRNKLLDNLSKLEHAPSVQFQEREPDTELPEADEDQDDGDERWNSDSDMDIDEDRKLIIPSRVKREVIEPETRDPVCSMGVDVSPMPIDVPTVKVE; encoded by the exons ATGGAAACTGGAGGGAATTCGTTACCTTCGGGGCCTGATGGGGTGAAGAGGAAGGTGCTCTATTTCTATGACCCTGAGGTGGGGAACTACTATTATGGACAAGGTCATCCTATGAAGCCTCACAGGATTCGAATGACTCATGCCCTTTTAGCACACTATGGGCTGCTTCAGCATATGCAAGTTCACAAGCCTGTCCCTGCCAGGGATCGGGATCTTTGCCGCTTCCATGCTGATGATTACGTGAACTTTCTCCACAACGTAACCCCTGAAACACAGCAAGATCAGCTCAGGCAGCTCAAGCGCTTTAATGTTGGTGAGGATTGTCCTGTCTTCGATGGCCTTTTCTCCTTCTGCCAAACATATGCAGGTGGGTCTATTGGTGGTGCTGTTAAACTAAACCATGGTTTCTGTGACATTGCCATTAATTGGGCTGGTGGCTTGCATCATGCAAAGAAGTGCGAGGCTTCAGGGTTTTGCTATGTCAATGATATTGTCCTTGCAATTCTGGAACTTCTTAAGCAGCATCAG CGTGTTCTATACGTTGATATTGATATCCACCATGGAGATGGTGTGGAGGAAGCATTCTATACAACTGACAGGGTCATGACCGTTTCATTTCATAAATTTGGGGATTATTTTCCTGGTACAGGTGATATACGTGATATTGGATATTCCAAAGGGAAATACTATTCCCTCAACGTTCCTTTGGATGATGGGATTGATGATGAGAGTTATCATTACTTGTTTAAGCCAATTATCAGTAAAGTTATGGAAGTTTTCAGGCCTGGGGCTGTGGTCCTTCAATGTGGTGCTGACTCCCTTTCTGGAGATCGGTTGGGGTgtttcaatctttcaatcaaggGCCATGCAGAGTGCGTTAAATTTATGAGATCATTTAACGTTCCATTGTTGCTTCTAGGCGGTGGTGGCTATACCATTCGGAATGTTGCTCGCTGTTGGTGCTATGAG ACAGGAGTTGCACTTGGAGTTGAAGTTGACGACAAGATGCCTCAACACGAGTATTACGAGTATTTTGGTCCTGATTATAATCTTCACGTTTCCCCTAGTAACATGGAAAACAAGAATTCACGCCAGTTACTCCTAGAAATACGCAATAAACTACTTGACAATCTCTCGAAGCTTGAGCATGCACCAAGTGTCCAGTTTCAAGAACGAGAACCTGACACCGAGCTTCCTGAG GCTGATGAAGATCAGGATGATGGAGATGAGAGATGGAACTCTGATTCGGACATGGATATTGATGAGGACCG TAAGCTCATCATTCCAAGTAGAGTAAAGAGAGAAGTGATCGAACCAGAGACGAGAGATCCAGTATGCTCTATG GGTGTAGATGTCAGTCCAATGCCTATTGATGTACCAACTGTGAAAGTTGAGTGA